Proteins from one Deinococcus sp. AB2017081 genomic window:
- the glnA gene encoding type I glutamate--ammonia ligase, which produces MSRQKPSPTDSAAPPSRESVLAELQQGEVKFLRLQFTDILGTTKNVEVPKSQFFKALNGDVTFDGSAVEGFTRVEESDMLLRPDLSTFLIYPQFSREEGERGRVARLICDVALPDGTPFTGDPRHVLRTQVERARALGFEMFVGTEPEFFLFERTPSGLGSTVTHDKAGYFDLAPIDKGERIRREIANKLVEMGFEIEAAHHEVAPGQHEIDFRYAPALETADRIATFKFVVKRVALEYGLLASFLPKPMPGVNGSGMHCHLSLFRGGENAFADPSGDHGLSRTAEQFIAGVLDHAQGITAITNPLVNSYKRLVPGFEAPVNIAWSTSNRSALIRIPAKRGNSTRAEVRMPDPSCNPYLALAVMLAAGLDGIEQQMEPPPAIQRNIFRMTVREKRHHRVKELPTDLREAVEELQKDTVIAQALGDHVLDHFVEAKMAEWREYSSTVHAWELERYLDLI; this is translated from the coding sequence ATGAGTCGTCAGAAACCGTCCCCCACCGACAGCGCCGCCCCACCGTCACGCGAGAGCGTCCTGGCCGAACTCCAGCAGGGTGAGGTCAAATTCCTGCGCCTGCAGTTCACAGACATCCTGGGCACCACCAAGAACGTCGAGGTGCCGAAGTCCCAGTTCTTCAAGGCACTGAACGGCGACGTGACCTTCGACGGCAGCGCCGTGGAGGGATTCACGCGGGTCGAGGAATCCGACATGCTGCTCCGGCCGGACCTGAGCACCTTCCTGATCTACCCGCAGTTCTCCCGCGAGGAGGGGGAGCGTGGCCGGGTCGCGCGCCTGATCTGCGACGTGGCCCTGCCGGACGGCACCCCCTTCACCGGGGATCCCCGGCATGTCCTGAGAACCCAGGTGGAACGGGCACGGGCGCTGGGCTTCGAGATGTTCGTGGGCACCGAGCCGGAATTCTTCCTGTTCGAGCGCACGCCGTCCGGTCTGGGCAGCACCGTCACACACGACAAGGCCGGGTATTTCGACCTCGCTCCCATCGACAAGGGCGAGCGCATCCGCCGGGAGATCGCCAACAAGCTCGTCGAGATGGGCTTCGAGATCGAGGCCGCGCACCACGAGGTCGCGCCGGGGCAGCACGAGATCGACTTCCGGTACGCACCGGCCCTGGAAACGGCGGACCGCATCGCGACCTTCAAGTTCGTCGTCAAGCGGGTCGCGCTGGAATATGGCCTGCTGGCGAGCTTCCTGCCCAAACCCATGCCCGGCGTGAACGGCAGCGGCATGCACTGTCACTTGAGCCTGTTCCGGGGCGGCGAGAACGCCTTCGCCGATCCGTCCGGCGACCACGGGCTGTCCCGGACTGCCGAGCAGTTCATCGCAGGCGTCCTCGACCATGCCCAGGGCATCACGGCGATCACGAATCCGCTTGTGAACAGTTACAAGCGGCTGGTGCCCGGTTTCGAGGCGCCGGTGAACATCGCCTGGAGCACCAGCAACCGCTCGGCACTGATCCGCATTCCGGCCAAACGCGGCAACTCCACCCGCGCCGAGGTGCGGATGCCGGATCCCAGCTGCAATCCCTACCTGGCGCTCGCCGTCATGCTGGCCGCCGGCCTTGACGGCATTGAGCAGCAGATGGAGCCGCCGCCCGCGATCCAGCGCAACATCTTCCGCATGACGGTGCGCGAGAAACGCCACCACCGGGTCAAGGAACTGCCCACGGACCTGCGCGAGGCCGTCGAGGAGTTGCAGAAGGACACGGTCATCGCCCAGGCCCTGGGCGACCACGTCCTCGACCACTTCGTCGAGGCGAAGATGGCCGAGTGGCGCGAATATTCGTCGACGGTACACGCGTGGGAACTGGAGCGGTACCTGGATCTGATCTGA
- a CDS encoding ABC transporter ATP-binding protein — translation MPDPVKSGAPMLELSDIHTYYGHIHALKGISMTVNEGEIVALIGGNGAGKTTTLRTISGMMKPRTGTLAYQGRTIAGIPAHDIMQLGISHVPEGRRIFPQLTVRENLDVGAYTVTDRAVVETRVQEGFGYFPRLKEREHQLGGTMSGGEQQMLAIARALMVAPKLLLLDEPSMGLSPLFVEAIFDIVEKLNREHGTTVLLVEQNANMALQIAHRAYVMQTGEIKLSGKASDIAQDESVRKAYLGDE, via the coding sequence ATGCCTGATCCCGTCAAGAGCGGTGCGCCGATGCTCGAACTCAGCGACATCCACACCTACTACGGCCACATCCACGCCCTGAAGGGCATCTCCATGACCGTGAACGAGGGCGAGATCGTCGCCCTGATCGGCGGCAACGGGGCCGGCAAGACCACCACGCTGCGCACGATCAGCGGCATGATGAAACCCCGCACCGGCACCCTGGCGTACCAGGGCCGTACCATCGCCGGGATTCCCGCGCACGACATCATGCAGCTGGGGATCTCGCACGTGCCGGAGGGCCGCCGGATCTTCCCGCAGCTGACCGTGCGTGAGAACCTGGACGTGGGCGCGTACACCGTCACGGATCGCGCCGTCGTCGAGACCCGCGTGCAGGAGGGCTTCGGCTACTTCCCGCGCCTGAAGGAACGCGAGCACCAGCTGGGCGGCACCATGTCCGGCGGCGAGCAGCAGATGCTGGCGATCGCCCGCGCCCTGATGGTCGCGCCGAAGCTGCTGCTGCTGGACGAGCCGAGCATGGGCCTGTCGCCACTGTTCGTCGAGGCGATCTTCGATATCGTCGAGAAGCTGAACCGCGAGCACGGCACCACCGTGCTGCTGGTCGAGCAGAACGCGAACATGGCCCTGCAGATCGCCCACCGGGCGTATGTCATGCAGACCGGCGAGATCAAGCTGTCGGGCAAGGCCTCCGACATCGCGCAGGACGAGAGCGTGCGCAAGGCGTACCTGGGCGACGAGTAA
- a CDS encoding lipocalin family protein: MRLWTAPALLTLSVLTACVPAPMAFDPAYQPVPDNFGPNNVNTEWWYASGVLPESGLAFHWAQFKVNYRGAPYYTSHVAVTDLRGNTLNFIENNVQTASFAFPPLKLSQDTWTLTQEGAAYRLNAGPLKLTMTPTKAAVVHPPGYSGTAEVGRMYYQSITRLAVSGTVEVGGEAREARGTVWFDHQWGDQTPGRQALWDWFGLHLSDGSDLMLYRVRDGSGRVVQVAGSRVGADGVARVVPEVTMTPGRTWTSPSGRTYVLEWTITAPSVSLTVRPLRDDQELLSKTTAIAYWEGAVQATGTADGQPVTGQGMGEFVGGVLTRAEGPAIPTGR; the protein is encoded by the coding sequence ATGCGCCTGTGGACTGCCCCTGCCCTGCTCACGCTGTCTGTCCTGACCGCCTGCGTACCCGCCCCGATGGCCTTCGATCCGGCGTACCAGCCGGTGCCCGACAACTTCGGGCCGAACAACGTGAATACCGAGTGGTGGTACGCCTCGGGCGTGCTGCCGGAGTCTGGACTGGCGTTCCACTGGGCGCAGTTCAAGGTGAATTACCGGGGCGCACCGTACTACACGTCGCACGTGGCCGTCACGGATCTGCGCGGCAATACGCTGAACTTCATCGAGAACAACGTGCAGACGGCTTCGTTCGCCTTTCCGCCGCTGAAGCTGTCTCAAGACACGTGGACGCTGACCCAGGAGGGTGCGGCCTACCGCCTGAATGCCGGCCCGCTGAAGCTCACCATGACGCCCACGAAGGCGGCCGTCGTCCACCCGCCCGGCTACTCGGGCACGGCGGAGGTCGGACGGATGTACTACCAGAGCATCACGCGGCTGGCGGTGAGCGGCACGGTGGAGGTGGGTGGCGAGGCTCGCGAGGCGAGGGGCACGGTGTGGTTCGACCACCAGTGGGGCGACCAGACGCCGGGGCGGCAGGCCCTGTGGGACTGGTTCGGCCTGCACCTGTCGGACGGCTCGGATCTGATGCTGTACCGCGTGCGGGACGGCAGCGGCCGGGTCGTGCAGGTCGCGGGATCGCGGGTCGGGGCGGACGGCGTGGCACGGGTCGTGCCGGAGGTGACCATGACGCCGGGGCGCACGTGGACGAGTCCCAGCGGACGCACCTACGTGCTCGAGTGGACGATCACCGCGCCGTCCGTGTCGCTGACGGTCAGGCCGCTGCGGGATGACCAGGAACTGCTCAGCAAGACAACGGCCATCGCGTACTGGGAGGGGGCTGTCCAGGCCACCGGCACCGCCGACGGCCAGCCGGTGACCGGTCAGGGCATGGGCGAATTCGTGGGCGGCGTGCTGACCCGCGCCGAGGGGCCAGCCATTCCGACCGGGCGCTGA
- a CDS encoding branched-chain amino acid ABC transporter substrate-binding protein has product MKNTALSLSVLAALALGSASAQTTIRIASLSPLSGGQSDLGTQIRNGTQLAVNEYKAQFKKLGFDLQLVPYDDQADPATGTAAARKIAADRQILAVVGTLNSGVAIPASAALQASRVAMVSPANTANQVTDRGLPNMNRIVARDDAQGGAGANFLAGKLGAKKVYILNDKTAYGEGLAGEVEKALKAKGVSVVANEGTEEKSDFSSIVAKIRLQNPDAVYFGGIYNQVGVFIKQLREAGVTTPVVGGDGLDSGELPTIVGAANANKIYFTTVAAPIDALPAAKVFAANYKKTFNDDAQGFGAFGYDAAKVVLQGILNAARNNGNKLPTRTQVETAIRKGNFTGLLSGAVSFNSVGDRRAATMYVVGVTAGAFKLDSSINVKPVKQ; this is encoded by the coding sequence ATGAAGAACACCGCCCTGAGCCTGTCTGTTCTGGCCGCCCTTGCCCTCGGTTCCGCCAGCGCGCAGACCACCATCCGTATCGCCTCGCTGAGCCCGCTGTCCGGCGGCCAGAGCGACCTCGGCACCCAGATCCGCAACGGCACGCAGCTGGCCGTCAACGAATACAAGGCCCAGTTCAAGAAGCTCGGCTTCGACCTGCAGCTCGTGCCGTACGACGACCAGGCCGACCCCGCCACCGGCACCGCCGCCGCCCGCAAGATCGCCGCTGACCGTCAGATCCTCGCGGTCGTGGGCACCCTGAACTCGGGGGTCGCCATCCCCGCCTCGGCCGCGCTCCAGGCCAGCCGCGTGGCGATGGTCAGCCCCGCCAACACCGCCAACCAGGTCACGGATCGCGGCCTGCCGAACATGAACCGCATCGTCGCCCGTGACGACGCCCAGGGCGGTGCCGGCGCGAACTTCCTGGCCGGGAAGCTCGGGGCCAAGAAGGTCTACATCCTGAACGACAAGACCGCGTACGGTGAAGGTCTGGCCGGCGAGGTCGAGAAGGCGCTGAAGGCCAAGGGCGTGTCCGTCGTCGCCAACGAGGGCACCGAGGAGAAGAGCGACTTCTCCAGCATCGTCGCCAAGATTCGCCTGCAGAACCCCGACGCCGTGTACTTCGGCGGCATCTACAACCAGGTCGGCGTGTTCATCAAGCAGCTGCGCGAAGCCGGCGTGACGACCCCCGTGGTCGGCGGCGACGGCCTGGACAGCGGCGAACTGCCCACCATCGTGGGGGCCGCCAACGCCAACAAGATCTACTTCACGACCGTGGCCGCGCCCATCGACGCGCTGCCCGCCGCGAAGGTCTTCGCCGCGAACTACAAGAAGACCTTCAACGACGACGCCCAGGGCTTCGGGGCCTTCGGCTACGACGCCGCCAAGGTCGTCCTCCAGGGCATCCTGAACGCCGCCCGCAACAATGGCAACAAGCTGCCGACCCGCACCCAGGTCGAGACCGCCATCCGCAAGGGCAACTTCACCGGGCTGCTGTCCGGCGCCGTGAGCTTCAACTCCGTGGGCGACCGCCGCGCCGCGACCATGTACGTCGTGGGCGTGACCGCCGGTGCGTTCAAGCTCGACAGCTCGATCAACGTCAAGCCCGTCAAGCAGTAA
- a CDS encoding glutamine synthetase III → MNHDFDVISAARNWRLDTEQASTPHDIFTDVYASDVLTLEQLKTRLSKPVYKSLQATLERGDTLDPTIADTVALAMKTWAMEKGATHYTHWFHPLTGATAEKHDSFVSPTGEGSAIATFSGKELIQAEPDASSFPSGGLRATFEARGYTAWDASSPAFIMRHANGATLSIPTAFASWTGEALDTKTPLLRSVEALNKAVTPALALFGASEGTRVSSTLGAEQEYFLIAEEYFYRRPDLVMTGRTLFGAQPPRGQELEDHYFGAIPDRVLSFMTDAETQMYALGIPVKTRHNEVAPGQFEIAPIYEDSNVAADHQQLIMQILRNTARKYGLVALLHEKPFAGVNGSGKHCNWSMGTNAGENLLEPGDTPHENMQFLFFCAAVIKAVDEHQDLLRISVASASNDHRLGANEAPPAIISIFLGSELTEIFDRLESGQGGRGASAGLLGLGTSVLPPLPRHAGDRNRTSPFAFTGNKFEFRAAGSSQSISFPITVLNIIVADAVSALTADLKAKLDGGADLNAAVADLVKSTYAAHKRIVFNGDGYSDEWHQEAEHTRKLLNLRTSLDAIEHLSDAKNQALFQKFGVLSDRELAARQEIMYDIYFKTVNIEGETTEYMARTMILPAAIKYLGELNAAGDSRAARGVAGEVSAAADELYDAVQALSDQNAAQGGDEVHEKAHHMRDHVLPAMLKVRTAADKLEKVVAEQHWPLPTYRQMLFVK, encoded by the coding sequence ATGAACCATGACTTCGACGTGATCTCGGCCGCGCGCAACTGGCGACTCGACACCGAGCAGGCCTCGACCCCGCACGACATCTTCACCGACGTGTATGCCAGCGACGTCCTGACCCTGGAACAGCTCAAGACCCGCCTGAGCAAGCCGGTCTACAAGAGCCTCCAGGCCACGCTGGAGCGCGGCGATACCCTGGATCCCACCATCGCCGACACGGTCGCGCTGGCCATGAAGACGTGGGCCATGGAGAAGGGCGCCACGCACTACACCCACTGGTTCCACCCGCTGACCGGCGCGACCGCCGAGAAGCACGATTCCTTCGTCTCGCCGACCGGAGAGGGCAGCGCCATCGCCACCTTCAGCGGCAAGGAACTGATCCAGGCCGAGCCCGACGCCAGCTCCTTCCCGTCCGGGGGCCTGCGGGCCACCTTCGAGGCCCGTGGCTACACCGCGTGGGACGCGAGCAGCCCGGCCTTCATCATGCGCCATGCCAACGGCGCCACCCTGAGCATCCCCACTGCCTTCGCGTCGTGGACGGGCGAGGCTCTGGACACCAAGACGCCGCTGCTGCGCTCGGTCGAGGCGCTGAACAAGGCCGTCACCCCGGCCCTGGCCCTGTTCGGGGCCAGCGAGGGCACGCGTGTGAGCAGCACCCTGGGGGCCGAGCAGGAGTATTTCCTGATCGCCGAGGAGTACTTCTACCGCCGGCCCGACCTGGTCATGACCGGCCGCACGCTGTTCGGGGCACAGCCCCCGCGCGGCCAGGAGCTGGAAGACCACTACTTCGGAGCCATCCCGGACCGTGTCCTGAGCTTCATGACCGACGCCGAGACGCAGATGTACGCCCTGGGCATCCCGGTCAAGACCCGGCACAACGAGGTCGCTCCGGGTCAGTTCGAGATCGCGCCCATCTATGAGGACAGCAACGTCGCGGCGGATCACCAGCAGCTGATCATGCAGATCCTGCGCAACACGGCCCGCAAGTACGGTCTGGTGGCGCTGCTGCACGAGAAGCCGTTTGCCGGCGTGAACGGCAGCGGCAAGCACTGCAACTGGAGCATGGGCACCAACGCCGGTGAGAACCTGCTCGAGCCGGGCGACACCCCGCACGAGAACATGCAGTTCCTGTTCTTCTGCGCCGCCGTGATCAAGGCCGTCGACGAGCACCAGGATCTGCTGAGGATCTCGGTCGCCAGCGCGAGCAACGACCACCGCCTCGGCGCGAACGAAGCGCCCCCGGCCATCATCTCGATCTTCCTGGGCAGCGAGCTTACCGAGATCTTCGACCGGCTGGAGAGCGGTCAGGGTGGACGCGGCGCATCGGCCGGGCTGCTGGGCCTGGGCACCAGCGTGCTGCCCCCGCTGCCGCGTCACGCCGGCGACCGCAACCGCACCAGCCCGTTCGCCTTCACCGGCAACAAGTTCGAGTTCCGTGCGGCCGGCAGCAGCCAGAGCATCTCGTTCCCGATCACAGTGCTGAACATCATCGTGGCCGATGCCGTGTCGGCGCTGACTGCCGACCTGAAGGCGAAGCTCGACGGCGGCGCCGATCTCAATGCGGCGGTGGCCGACCTCGTGAAGAGCACCTACGCGGCGCACAAGCGCATCGTCTTCAACGGCGACGGCTATTCCGACGAGTGGCACCAGGAAGCGGAGCACACCCGCAAGCTGCTGAACCTGCGAACCTCGCTGGACGCGATCGAGCACCTGTCGGACGCCAAGAACCAGGCCCTGTTCCAGAAGTTCGGGGTGCTCAGCGACCGTGAACTCGCGGCCCGCCAGGAAATCATGTACGACATCTACTTCAAGACGGTGAACATCGAGGGCGAGACCACCGAGTACATGGCCCGCACCATGATCCTGCCCGCCGCGATCAAGTACCTGGGCGAGCTGAATGCCGCCGGGGACAGCCGCGCCGCCCGTGGCGTGGCCGGTGAGGTCAGTGCCGCCGCCGATGAGCTGTATGACGCGGTTCAGGCCCTGTCTGACCAGAACGCCGCCCAGGGAGGCGACGAGGTGCATGAGAAGGCGCACCACATGCGCGACCATGTCCTGCCCGCCATGCTCAAGGTGCGCACCGCCGCCGACAAGCTGGAGAAGGTCGTGGCCGAGCAGCACTGGCCCCTGCCCACGTACCGTCAGATGCTGTTCGTGAAGTGA
- a CDS encoding branched-chain amino acid ABC transporter permease: MDLAVLLPFLVNVIVGGLVLGAVYAIIALGYTMVYGVLQLINFAHSEVFVTGAVVGFEVFRLLQNVQMDGYLKLLIALLAAMLISGTLNVLIERLAYRPLRNAPKLVPLITAIGVSLILQDVLRVIEGLQGRFDLTYTLPAAFTTKFCAATSSCASIGNGLRTVGIDLQLKDVILLIVAGLSLAVLNYLVNHTRLGTAIRAVAQDRVTSGLMGIDANRMISATFAIGGALGGISGVLFGMKFGTVNAYSGFDPGIIAFTAAVLGGIGSIPGAVLGGLTLGVIQNLIGVTNVLGNVVGSANLEAIDASYQRIGAFIVLVLILIFKPTGLLGKSNVEKV; this comes from the coding sequence TTGGATCTCGCAGTCCTGTTGCCCTTCCTGGTGAACGTGATCGTCGGCGGCCTGGTACTGGGTGCCGTGTACGCCATCATCGCGCTCGGCTACACCATGGTGTACGGCGTCCTGCAACTCATCAACTTCGCCCACTCGGAGGTATTTGTCACGGGCGCGGTCGTCGGCTTCGAGGTCTTCCGGCTGCTCCAGAACGTCCAGATGGACGGCTACCTGAAACTGCTGATTGCCCTGCTGGCGGCCATGCTGATCTCGGGCACGCTGAACGTGCTGATCGAGCGCCTGGCGTACCGGCCCCTGCGGAACGCGCCCAAGCTCGTGCCGCTGATCACCGCGATCGGCGTGTCGCTGATCCTTCAGGACGTGCTGCGCGTGATCGAGGGCCTTCAGGGCCGCTTTGATCTGACGTACACCCTGCCGGCCGCCTTCACCACCAAGTTCTGCGCGGCCACCAGCTCGTGCGCGTCCATCGGGAACGGGTTGCGGACGGTCGGCATCGACCTCCAGCTCAAGGACGTGATCCTGCTGATCGTGGCGGGCCTCAGCCTCGCTGTCCTGAATTACCTCGTGAACCACACCCGTCTGGGCACCGCCATCCGCGCTGTCGCGCAGGATCGTGTGACCTCGGGCCTGATGGGCATCGACGCCAACCGCATGATCTCCGCGACCTTTGCCATCGGCGGGGCGCTGGGCGGCATCAGCGGCGTGCTGTTCGGGATGAAGTTCGGTACCGTCAATGCCTACTCCGGCTTCGATCCGGGCATCATCGCCTTCACGGCGGCCGTGCTGGGCGGCATCGGCAGTATTCCCGGCGCGGTGCTGGGCGGGCTCACGCTGGGCGTGATCCAGAACCTGATCGGCGTGACGAACGTGCTGGGGAACGTGGTCGGCAGTGCCAACCTGGAGGCCATCGATGCCTCGTACCAGCGCATCGGGGCCTTCATTGTGCTGGTGCTGATCCTGATCTTCAAACCGACCGGCCTGCTCGGCAAGAGCAACGTGGAGAAGGTATGA
- a CDS encoding ABC transporter ATP-binding protein, with product MTGAPILDVQNVTKQFGGLTAVNDVTMTIPSASIVSVIGPNGAGKTTFFNMITGIYTPTSGTIRLAGRELVGLRPDQVTEAGIARTFQNIRLFSTMSSEENIMVGRHARLKSGFVDAVLRTQKFRESEQEARDAARIMLDFVGLGKWRHELATNLPYGDQRKLEIARALATTPKLILLDEPAAGMNPRETEDLKALIRRIRDELGVTVCLIEHDMRLVMTLSEYITVLDYGSKISEGLPHQVRNDPRVMEAYLGRGAAAGEYGKEERPNA from the coding sequence ATGACCGGCGCACCGATTCTCGACGTGCAGAACGTCACCAAGCAGTTCGGCGGCCTGACCGCTGTGAACGATGTGACCATGACCATCCCGTCGGCGTCCATTGTGTCCGTCATCGGGCCGAACGGCGCGGGCAAGACCACCTTCTTCAACATGATCACCGGCATCTACACGCCGACCAGCGGCACCATCCGCCTGGCGGGCAGGGAACTCGTGGGCCTGCGCCCCGATCAGGTGACCGAGGCCGGGATCGCCCGCACCTTCCAGAACATCCGCCTGTTCTCGACCATGTCCAGCGAGGAGAACATCATGGTGGGCCGCCACGCCCGCCTGAAGAGCGGCTTCGTGGACGCCGTGCTGCGCACCCAGAAGTTCCGCGAATCCGAGCAGGAGGCGCGTGACGCCGCCCGGATCATGCTGGACTTCGTGGGCTTGGGGAAGTGGCGCCACGAACTCGCCACCAACCTGCCCTACGGCGACCAGCGCAAGCTGGAGATCGCCCGTGCCCTGGCGACCACGCCCAAACTGATCCTGCTGGACGAACCCGCCGCCGGCATGAATCCCCGCGAGACCGAGGATCTCAAGGCGCTGATCCGCCGTATCCGCGACGAGCTGGGCGTGACGGTGTGCCTGATCGAGCACGACATGCGCCTGGTGATGACCCTGTCGGAGTACATCACGGTGCTGGACTACGGCAGCAAGATCAGCGAGGGGCTGCCGCATCAGGTGAGAAATGATCCGCGTGTGATGGAGGCGTACCTGGGCCGTGGCGCGGCGGCCGGCGAGTACGGCAAGGAGGAACGCCCGAATGCCTGA
- a CDS encoding branched-chain amino acid ABC transporter permease encodes MTAAVKTPPSMKPAPAPERTVMLVLIFLVTSALLLVSHNGPLLEGLGGLGTFLRNPIVEALLVSLFLANILFAHLWRAAPWARAVVGLGSLLIVLPLAGREDTSLLDLSIQIMIFAALALGLNIVVGLAGLLDLGYVAFFAVGAYTWGIFASPRFAEVLRYYGENPGATNAGTLAIGLFLVVVTAASMVYVNRLTARTAPTRTTTWSFRLASIGLIAGLVLAARATIVLMSGQAGSLANGINPGFFWLFLALSIMAAAIVGVLIGLPVLRLKGDYLAIITLGLGEVIRVLANNLDLYTAGSQGITPIKSASVPWFNAMAGALGFTEDQYYLLFLYFLVLVVIAVILTVNVRLDRSRIGRAWIAIRDDEVAAQAMGVPLVQTKLIAFATGASFAGVMGMIFAAKQTFISPESFNLFQSIGVLSMVILGGMGSFPGVILGAAVVTLLNLRILPGLGEATANLGIPQQVNPGQLQRLIFGIILVAMMLLRPEGLLPSRRRTLELHHDDNQEDDSGHGSGGGLNAGPIEVLSPGLAPASENERSGGTK; translated from the coding sequence ATGACGGCCGCCGTGAAGACGCCGCCGTCGATGAAGCCGGCCCCGGCGCCCGAGCGCACGGTCATGCTGGTGCTGATCTTCCTGGTGACCAGCGCCCTGCTTCTGGTCTCGCACAACGGCCCCCTGCTCGAGGGTCTGGGCGGCCTGGGCACCTTCCTGCGGAATCCCATCGTCGAGGCGCTGCTGGTGTCGCTGTTCCTGGCGAACATCCTGTTCGCGCACCTGTGGCGGGCCGCGCCGTGGGCCAGGGCCGTGGTCGGACTGGGCAGCCTGCTGATCGTGCTGCCCCTGGCCGGCCGCGAGGACACCAGCCTGCTGGATCTGTCGATCCAGATCATGATCTTCGCCGCGCTGGCCCTGGGCCTGAACATCGTGGTGGGGCTCGCGGGGCTGCTCGACCTGGGTTACGTGGCCTTCTTCGCGGTGGGCGCATACACCTGGGGCATCTTCGCGTCGCCGCGCTTTGCCGAGGTGCTGCGCTACTACGGCGAGAATCCCGGCGCGACGAACGCCGGCACACTGGCGATCGGGCTGTTCCTGGTGGTCGTGACGGCCGCGAGCATGGTGTACGTGAACCGCCTGACGGCCCGCACCGCGCCGACCCGCACGACCACGTGGAGTTTCCGGCTGGCGAGCATCGGACTGATCGCCGGGCTGGTGCTGGCCGCCCGCGCCACGATCGTCCTGATGTCCGGACAGGCCGGCAGTCTGGCCAACGGCATCAATCCCGGCTTCTTCTGGCTGTTCCTGGCCCTGAGCATCATGGCCGCCGCCATCGTGGGCGTGCTGATCGGCCTGCCGGTGCTGCGCCTCAAGGGCGACTATCTGGCGATCATCACGCTGGGCCTGGGCGAGGTGATCCGCGTGCTCGCCAACAACCTCGACCTGTACACGGCCGGGTCGCAGGGCATCACACCGATCAAGAGTGCCAGTGTGCCGTGGTTCAACGCCATGGCCGGCGCGCTGGGCTTCACCGAGGATCAGTACTATCTGCTGTTCCTGTACTTCCTGGTGCTGGTCGTGATCGCCGTGATCCTGACCGTGAACGTGCGTCTGGATCGCAGCCGGATCGGCCGGGCGTGGATCGCCATCCGCGACGACGAGGTCGCGGCGCAGGCGATGGGCGTGCCGCTGGTGCAGACCAAGCTGATCGCCTTTGCGACCGGCGCGAGCTTCGCCGGGGTCATGGGCATGATCTTCGCGGCCAAGCAGACCTTCATCAGCCCCGAGTCCTTCAACCTGTTCCAGAGCATCGGCGTGTTGAGCATGGTCATCCTGGGCGGCATGGGCTCGTTCCCCGGCGTGATCCTGGGCGCGGCCGTCGTGACGCTGCTGAACCTGCGGATCCTGCCGGGCCTGGGCGAGGCGACCGCCAACCTGGGCATCCCGCAGCAGGTCAATCCGGGGCAGCTCCAGCGCCTGATCTTCGGGATCATCCTGGTCGCCATGATGCTGCTGCGCCCCGAGGGGCTGCTGCCCAGCCGGCGGCGCACGCTGGAACTGCACCATGACGACAACCAGGAGGACGACTCCGGGCACGGCAGCGGGGGCGGCCTGAACGCCGGCCCGATCGAGGTGCTGAGCCCCGGCCTGGCCCCGGCCTCCGAGAACGAGCGCAGCGGGGGCACGAAATGA
- a CDS encoding AAC(3) family N-acetyltransferase: MLNLLRKPSVTPADLERGLAELGLDGTQHVMVHASLKSFGTLEGGARGAVDALVASTATLVAPAFTYSTLMSRPGALSTPRFHRDMRVSRDIGRVPQEMVERSAALRSAHPTLSFIALGEQAAAITAAQTLDSPYRPVGALYDLDGYALLMGVDHGSNTSIHYGEHLAGMPLLTRYVHTPQGVMPTAFPNCSADFDNLVPALTGLFRTARVGSSELQLYSVRALVDTTTAFLTQHPEGLLCTYRGCRCQEVRQLVRQRGLDPRPHVGL, translated from the coding sequence GTGCTGAACCTGTTACGCAAGCCCTCTGTCACACCCGCAGACCTGGAGCGGGGGCTGGCGGAACTGGGACTGGACGGCACGCAGCACGTCATGGTGCATGCCAGCCTGAAATCCTTCGGCACCCTGGAGGGCGGGGCCCGTGGCGCTGTCGACGCGCTGGTGGCGAGTACCGCCACCCTGGTGGCGCCTGCCTTCACATATTCCACCCTGATGTCCCGGCCGGGGGCGCTGTCCACGCCGCGTTTTCACCGGGACATGCGCGTGAGCCGCGACATCGGCCGCGTACCGCAGGAGATGGTGGAGCGCTCAGCTGCCCTACGCTCGGCCCATCCCACCCTGAGCTTCATCGCGCTGGGGGAGCAGGCGGCCGCGATCACGGCGGCCCAGACCCTGGACAGCCCGTACCGGCCGGTCGGGGCCCTGTACGATCTGGACGGCTACGCCCTGCTCATGGGTGTGGATCACGGCAGCAACACGTCCATCCACTACGGTGAGCACCTGGCCGGGATGCCGCTGCTGACGCGCTATGTCCACACGCCGCAGGGGGTCATGCCCACGGCCTTTCCGAACTGCTCGGCCGACTTCGACAATCTGGTTCCCGCGCTGACCGGTCTCTTCCGGACCGCGCGGGTCGGATCGTCGGAACTGCAGCTGTACTCCGTCCGTGCCCTGGTGGACACCACCACCGCCTTCCTGACCCAGCACCCGGAGGGCCTGCTGTGCACATACCGGGGCTGCCGCTGCCAGGAAGTGCGTCAACTCGTCCGCCAGCGCGGGCTCGACCCCCGGCCGCACGTCGGTCTGTAG